The Pseudomonas baetica genome includes a region encoding these proteins:
- the sctD gene encoding type III secretion system inner membrane ring subunit SctD, whose product MSWKIRFYSGLNQGVEVPLGEGRVVIGSDPLQADLVLVDEGIAPVHLVLDVDPQGVRLLEWAEGNQPLQGGQPLVGGTALQALVRQACGPLLWAFCAQERQFSEQLPMAAHPQERRTAVPRSYWGGRLMLAVSVLLLVGFVGLLGGPWSGGSGGMTGEDPLVALRSFLRDRQFQSVQVAEPQANGSITLTGYLEDNRARLALQQYLERSTLTYRLDVRSMEEIRQGVEFILQKFGYRQVRTVNADQPGWIRLTGELALEDDHWLQIDSLLKADVPGLLGVENRVRLAGSHLKRLDQMLADFGLETALAYVDKGERIEVRGQLDEAQLNQFYKLQHEFRQEFGARPALELLSRNKRASTDELEFVVRSVSLGKLPYVVLGDGQKYPVDASTPQGVRVLAINADAVIVSRGKQQFIINLKGEPLSDDGFGGASARR is encoded by the coding sequence ATGAGTTGGAAGATCCGTTTTTACAGCGGCCTCAATCAAGGGGTCGAAGTGCCTCTGGGCGAAGGGCGCGTGGTCATCGGTAGCGATCCGTTGCAAGCCGATCTGGTGCTGGTCGATGAAGGTATTGCGCCGGTTCATCTGGTGTTGGATGTCGACCCGCAAGGTGTTCGTCTGTTGGAGTGGGCCGAGGGTAATCAGCCGCTTCAGGGGGGGCAGCCGCTGGTCGGTGGTACTGCGTTGCAGGCGCTGGTCCGACAGGCTTGCGGGCCGTTGCTGTGGGCTTTTTGCGCTCAGGAGCGTCAGTTCAGCGAACAGTTGCCCATGGCCGCCCACCCTCAGGAACGGCGTACGGCGGTACCCCGCTCTTATTGGGGCGGGCGATTGATGCTCGCGGTCAGCGTGTTACTGCTGGTGGGTTTCGTGGGGTTGCTTGGCGGGCCATGGTCGGGCGGCAGCGGCGGTATGACCGGCGAAGATCCGCTGGTCGCGTTGCGCAGTTTTTTACGTGATCGCCAGTTCCAGTCCGTGCAGGTCGCGGAGCCACAGGCCAATGGCAGCATCACGCTCACGGGTTACCTGGAAGATAACCGCGCGCGGTTGGCACTGCAGCAATACCTTGAACGCAGCACGCTGACCTATCGGCTCGATGTGCGCAGCATGGAAGAAATTCGGCAGGGGGTGGAATTCATCCTGCAGAAATTCGGTTATCGCCAGGTACGCACGGTTAATGCTGATCAACCCGGCTGGATTCGCCTGACCGGCGAGTTGGCGCTGGAAGATGATCACTGGCTACAAATCGACAGCTTGCTCAAGGCAGACGTACCCGGATTGCTGGGCGTGGAAAACCGCGTGCGGCTGGCCGGCTCGCACCTCAAGCGACTCGACCAGATGCTCGCGGATTTCGGCCTTGAAACCGCATTGGCCTATGTTGACAAAGGCGAGCGCATTGAGGTGCGCGGGCAGCTCGATGAGGCGCAGCTCAACCAGTTTTATAAGTTGCAGCATGAATTTCGTCAGGAGTTCGGCGCCCGCCCGGCCCTGGAATTACTCAGTCGCAACAAGCGCGCCAGTACCGATGAGCTGGAGTTCGTGGTGCGTTCGGTGTCTCTCGGCAAACTGCCTTATGTGGTGCTGGGTGACGGTCAGAAATACCCGGTCGATGCGTCGACTCCGCAAGGCGTGAGGGTGTTGGCGATCAACGCCGACGCGGTGATTGTCAGTCGCGGCAAACAACAATTCATCATCAACCTGAAGGGAGAGCCACTTAGTGATGACGGCTTTGGAGGAGCGTCTGCGCGCCGCTGA
- a CDS encoding YscB family type III secretion system chaperone, with product MEHLLTGLAARTGQGAFVADRAGRFHLRVDGHSLFLQRQGDDMVLSSPLNWQVQGQSPTDRDMLINLLGKVTRWSRQHPQALATDEQSNLILEARLDLGALELDDLEQAMAAQVAILETIKPDLLLAGLEPQWKQTSWRP from the coding sequence ATGGAACATTTACTGACTGGATTGGCCGCACGCACAGGCCAGGGGGCCTTTGTGGCCGATCGAGCGGGCCGCTTCCACCTGCGGGTCGACGGTCACAGCCTGTTTTTGCAGCGTCAGGGCGATGACATGGTGCTGTCCAGTCCGCTGAACTGGCAGGTTCAGGGCCAATCCCCGACGGATCGCGACATGCTGATAAACCTGCTGGGTAAAGTCACCCGCTGGAGCCGGCAGCATCCTCAGGCGCTGGCGACTGATGAACAATCCAACCTCATCCTTGAGGCACGCCTTGACCTCGGCGCACTTGAACTTGACGACCTGGAACAGGCCATGGCGGCGCAGGTCGCCATTCTCGAAACGATCAAGCCCGACCTGCTGCTCGCAGGCCTGGAACCGCAGTGGAAACAAACGTCATGGCGTCCCTGA
- the sctF gene encoding type III secretion system needle filament subunit SctF yields MASIFTNDSAVNTLDKVADNLKEQANNANKEVGDAIAALKEAADNPALLAELQHKLNKWSVIYNINSTVTRSMRDLMQGILQKI; encoded by the coding sequence ATGGCATCGATTTTTACCAATGACAGCGCCGTCAACACCCTCGACAAAGTCGCGGACAACCTCAAGGAGCAGGCGAACAACGCCAACAAGGAAGTCGGCGATGCCATTGCGGCACTCAAGGAGGCCGCTGACAACCCGGCGCTGCTGGCCGAGCTTCAGCACAAACTCAACAAATGGTCGGTGATCTACAACATCAACTCGACCGTCACGCGTTCGATGAGAGACCTGATGCAGGGCATCCTGCAGAAAATCTGA
- a CDS encoding helix-turn-helix transcriptional regulator — protein MQGASTRAWKQIKLCRWAIPTFEFVSNGEAGIYILLEGQLTVQDCNATLCLMPGELVFARRGNYVISTGEHECHVLWIPLSVQFLQKFIQRFGELLSEVERWDEPGVSLIAFASTPLMADCIKGLEGLMVHEHPPMLALLRVEELLMLFAFSPQGPALMSVLRQQGSRHVERLQAFMEQHYLKEWRLCEFSRQFGMGLTTFKELFGSVYGVSPRAWISERRILYAHHLLLNSEMSIVDIAMESGFSSQSYFTQSYRRRFGCTPSRSRQGKE, from the coding sequence ATGCAAGGTGCCAGTACCCGTGCTTGGAAACAGATAAAACTGTGCCGTTGGGCTATTCCTACGTTTGAGTTTGTATCGAACGGTGAAGCAGGGATTTATATCCTGCTAGAAGGACAGCTCACAGTTCAGGATTGTAATGCGACACTTTGCCTCATGCCGGGTGAACTGGTGTTTGCACGCAGAGGCAACTATGTCATCAGCACGGGCGAACATGAATGTCATGTACTTTGGATCCCATTATCGGTTCAGTTTTTACAAAAGTTTATTCAGCGTTTCGGTGAGCTGTTAAGTGAAGTCGAGCGCTGGGATGAGCCAGGGGTCAGTCTTATCGCGTTTGCCAGTACGCCGTTGATGGCCGACTGCATCAAGGGGCTCGAAGGCCTGATGGTGCACGAGCACCCGCCGATGCTGGCGCTGTTGCGGGTTGAAGAATTGTTGATGTTGTTCGCGTTCAGTCCGCAAGGGCCAGCACTGATGTCGGTGCTGCGCCAGCAGGGCAGCCGGCACGTCGAGCGATTGCAGGCGTTCATGGAGCAGCACTATCTCAAGGAGTGGCGGCTCTGTGAGTTTTCCCGGCAGTTCGGCATGGGCCTGACAACGTTCAAGGAGTTGTTCGGTTCAGTCTACGGCGTTTCCCCTCGTGCCTGGATCAGCGAGCGGCGTATCCTCTACGCCCACCATTTATTGCTTAACAGTGAGATGAGTATTGTGGATATCGCAATGGAAAGCGGTTTTTCCAGTCAGTCCTACTTTACCCAGAGCTATCGTCGCCGTTTCGGGTGTACGCCCAGTCGTTCCAGACAAGGAAAAGAATAG
- a CDS encoding YopD family type III secretion system translocon subunit — translation MIIETGYGAHGLSQVGNTQPLEKTQSAARSETVHAAGMMPLGEAKKSSGVDLIEPRQTFKPEGLGKVSSELNGSVELMVLLFRIAQKARELGIVQRDSENTSIINAQQAQVDEMRSGSKLMIAMAVISGVMAVVSAIAGAIGAVKNGKEISQEKILEKNIAGRNERIDAEMQALGKTSDADRVEVGKIWAKDQAADTSALKLAGQRIDNRNAKLQSINGVNQALGQMSNNSVQVEQTAVQANAKEDEVNASIAQSEKQKVEDQLSYNANFMKEMLQLLAQYTQNHNQAWRAAAGVA, via the coding sequence ATGATTATTGAAACAGGTTATGGCGCTCACGGGCTGAGTCAGGTTGGCAATACTCAGCCGCTGGAAAAAACTCAATCCGCCGCGCGCAGCGAAACCGTTCACGCCGCCGGCATGATGCCGCTCGGTGAAGCGAAAAAGAGCTCGGGCGTCGATCTGATCGAGCCGCGTCAAACGTTCAAGCCCGAAGGCCTGGGCAAAGTCAGCAGTGAACTCAATGGCAGTGTCGAGCTGATGGTGCTGTTGTTTCGCATCGCGCAGAAGGCTCGCGAGTTGGGCATCGTTCAGCGGGACAGCGAGAACACTTCGATTATCAACGCGCAGCAAGCCCAGGTGGATGAAATGCGCAGCGGCTCCAAGTTGATGATTGCGATGGCGGTGATTTCCGGGGTGATGGCCGTGGTATCGGCGATTGCCGGTGCCATCGGCGCGGTCAAGAATGGCAAGGAGATCAGCCAGGAGAAAATCCTGGAGAAAAACATCGCCGGTCGCAACGAACGGATCGACGCGGAGATGCAGGCATTGGGTAAAACCTCGGATGCCGATCGTGTCGAAGTCGGCAAGATCTGGGCCAAGGATCAGGCAGCCGATACCAGTGCGCTCAAACTGGCCGGGCAGCGCATTGATAACCGCAATGCCAAGCTGCAAAGCATCAACGGCGTAAATCAGGCACTTGGACAGATGTCCAATAACTCGGTGCAGGTCGAGCAAACGGCGGTTCAGGCCAATGCCAAGGAAGATGAAGTCAACGCATCGATTGCCCAGAGCGAAAAGCAAAAGGTCGAAGACCAGTTGAGCTACAACGCCAACTTCATGAAGGAGATGCTGCAGTTACTTGCGCAGTACACCCAGAACCACAACCAGGCATGGCGAGCGGCCGCTGGCGTAGCCTGA
- a CDS encoding EscE/YscE/SsaE family type III secretion system needle protein co-chaperone → MTALEERLRAADVDFERQIRAQLEQAQAIGKRRLISGGEPRQYQQWQMEAQAVEAAISILNTLKGAS, encoded by the coding sequence ATGACGGCTTTGGAGGAGCGTCTGCGCGCCGCTGACGTGGATTTTGAGCGGCAGATTCGCGCGCAGTTGGAACAGGCCCAGGCCATTGGCAAGCGTCGTTTGATCAGCGGCGGTGAGCCTCGGCAATACCAGCAATGGCAGATGGAAGCCCAGGCAGTCGAGGCCGCCATCAGCATTCTCAACACCCTCAAGGGAGCTTCGTAA
- a CDS encoding T3SS regulon translocated regulator ExsE family protein — protein sequence MKIDSVGISPAVKTDEARVSGSFAGRSLSQVPSRQAGVASVAELGRWLATKVATDQQSERVLQRLVDGDTSVLYGRRVRQP from the coding sequence ATGAAAATAGACAGCGTTGGTATTTCGCCCGCGGTCAAGACGGACGAGGCGCGGGTGTCCGGGAGTTTTGCCGGGCGCTCGCTCAGTCAAGTGCCCAGCCGTCAGGCAGGGGTCGCCAGTGTGGCTGAATTGGGGCGTTGGCTGGCAACCAAGGTGGCTACCGATCAACAGAGTGAGCGTGTGCTGCAACGATTGGTGGATGGCGACACATCGGTTCTTTATGGGCGTCGGGTTCGACAGCCATGA
- a CDS encoding YopR/YscH family type III secretion effector, with amino-acid sequence MNKIDGSSAQLPLRNGPDARPPAPVEPAQVQAFEAAMKGPPVATRPAPVDAAQQLWLQGASLTTALTGKDRTQQRDTVWKWFREDLPESAKNRRSELRDWLMYGLSDRLLAHFPQSRGGPEQDRLALKDLLKEQAPFGKQQETLLLYVLGEIKGVEGSEYLNTLVRSELQILIPTNGLVKNMMSFTHSPDLES; translated from the coding sequence ATGAACAAAATTGATGGATCGTCCGCGCAGTTGCCATTGCGCAATGGACCGGATGCAAGACCCCCGGCGCCGGTCGAGCCCGCTCAGGTGCAGGCTTTCGAAGCGGCGATGAAGGGCCCCCCGGTGGCGACCCGGCCAGCGCCGGTCGATGCCGCTCAGCAACTGTGGTTGCAAGGCGCGAGCCTGACGACAGCCCTGACCGGAAAGGACCGCACGCAGCAGCGCGACACCGTCTGGAAATGGTTTCGCGAGGACCTGCCGGAGTCGGCCAAGAACCGTCGTTCCGAGCTGCGTGACTGGCTCATGTACGGTCTGTCGGACCGCTTGCTGGCGCACTTCCCGCAATCACGGGGAGGACCTGAGCAGGATCGTCTGGCGCTCAAGGACCTGCTCAAGGAACAGGCACCTTTTGGCAAGCAACAGGAAACGCTGTTGCTCTACGTACTGGGCGAGATCAAGGGGGTTGAGGGCAGCGAGTACCTGAACACCCTGGTGCGCAGCGAGTTGCAGATCCTGATCCCGACCAACGGACTGGTCAAAAACATGATGAGCTTCACCCACTCACCCGATCTGGAGTCGTGA
- the sctJ gene encoding type III secretion system inner membrane ring lipoprotein SctJ, translated as MRCCVKRLNRTLMLLTVMLLAGCKVELYAGISQKEGNEMLALLRTEGIGASKQPDKDGKIKLLVEESDIAEAIDALKRKGYPRESFSTLKDVFPKEGLISSPVEERARLNYAKAQEISRTLSEIDGVLVARVHVVLPEDRDGLGKKSSPASASVFIKHAADIQLDAYIPQIKQLVNNGIEGLNYDRISVVLVPSADVRQVPLAPRYDTVFSIQVTEASRGRLLGLFGLLVALLVVSNLGQYLWQRSRTS; from the coding sequence ATAAGGTGCTGCGTGAAGAGACTCAATCGAACTCTGATGTTGCTGACCGTGATGTTGCTCGCCGGTTGCAAGGTCGAACTCTATGCCGGTATCAGCCAGAAAGAAGGCAATGAAATGCTCGCGTTGCTGCGCACCGAAGGGATCGGAGCGTCCAAGCAGCCGGACAAGGACGGCAAGATCAAATTGCTGGTCGAGGAGTCGGATATCGCCGAGGCCATTGATGCGCTCAAGCGCAAGGGCTATCCGCGTGAGAGCTTTTCCACGCTCAAGGATGTGTTTCCCAAGGAGGGATTGATCTCCTCGCCGGTCGAGGAGCGTGCCAGGCTCAATTACGCCAAGGCCCAGGAGATCTCCCGGACCCTGTCGGAGATCGACGGTGTACTGGTGGCGCGCGTCCATGTGGTGCTGCCTGAAGACCGTGATGGTCTGGGCAAGAAATCTTCCCCGGCTTCGGCGTCGGTGTTTATCAAGCATGCAGCCGACATCCAGCTCGACGCCTATATTCCGCAGATCAAGCAACTGGTGAACAACGGCATTGAAGGCCTGAATTACGACCGCATCAGCGTGGTGCTGGTGCCTTCGGCGGACGTTCGGCAAGTTCCGCTCGCACCGCGTTATGACACGGTGTTCTCGATTCAGGTGACGGAAGCATCCCGTGGACGGTTACTCGGGCTGTTCGGGTTACTGGTTGCGCTACTGGTGGTGAGCAACCTCGGTCAGTACTTGTGGCAGCGCAGCAGGACTTCGTAA
- a CDS encoding YscG family type III secretion system chaperone yields MDSSLKGLMAELALAGTGHHCHEEAQHIANWLEQVEGQAQAACLIRLSSLMNQGHYQQALELGEGHPWPELAPWLALCEWRLGLGTALDRRLAGLAASDDPRLVQFAQGMRNPEGP; encoded by the coding sequence ATGGACAGTTCATTGAAAGGGCTGATGGCAGAACTAGCTCTGGCCGGTACCGGCCACCATTGCCACGAAGAAGCGCAACATATTGCCAACTGGCTCGAACAGGTTGAAGGGCAGGCGCAGGCCGCGTGCCTGATCCGTCTCTCCAGTCTGATGAATCAGGGGCATTACCAACAGGCGCTGGAGTTGGGCGAGGGTCACCCCTGGCCGGAACTGGCACCCTGGCTGGCGTTGTGCGAATGGCGACTGGGCCTGGGCACGGCGCTGGATCGGCGTCTGGCCGGGCTGGCCGCGAGCGATGACCCGCGCCTGGTGCAGTTTGCCCAAGGCATGCGTAACCCGGAGGGGCCATGA
- a CDS encoding T3SS regulon anti-activator ExsD domain-containing protein: protein MSQEDHNQQPQAGIFAGRRVSVVGQDARSRGRAAGCVSGGLYRESGIISARQLSLLQRLLPRARLEQLFQSNWLQQRLARGMALERGDIQLVLRHASAQGEDWCNWLGDRINLASTQAIIDWVLLPVYGWWESLFDEAIPSWRSALIEYETQARQLRIKAEFWRQVGATDSQLARLELAKIERCEAKTQVETAALVCKLSAISEQARLAWPNWHHGMAVLLADGKLDGFAPVPVVLTSLWEPLAKLDEDAGAADAVQLFLQERSLCQAHDHFYWQSS from the coding sequence ATGAGCCAGGAAGACCATAATCAACAGCCTCAAGCCGGTATTTTTGCTGGCCGTCGGGTCTCCGTAGTGGGACAGGATGCCCGCAGTCGAGGCAGAGCCGCAGGCTGCGTATCAGGCGGGCTGTACCGCGAATCGGGAATCATCAGCGCGCGTCAGTTGAGTTTGTTACAGCGCCTGCTGCCGCGTGCGCGACTGGAGCAGCTGTTTCAGTCCAATTGGCTGCAGCAGCGTCTTGCCCGCGGCATGGCCCTTGAGCGCGGGGACATTCAACTGGTGCTGCGTCACGCTTCTGCCCAAGGCGAGGACTGGTGCAACTGGCTGGGTGACCGAATCAACCTGGCCTCGACCCAGGCAATCATCGATTGGGTGCTGTTACCGGTCTACGGCTGGTGGGAGAGCCTTTTCGACGAAGCGATCCCCAGTTGGCGTTCGGCACTGATCGAGTATGAAACCCAGGCTCGTCAGTTGCGTATCAAGGCCGAGTTCTGGCGGCAGGTGGGCGCAACCGATTCGCAGCTGGCCCGGTTGGAATTGGCCAAAATCGAACGCTGTGAGGCCAAGACCCAGGTTGAAACGGCGGCGCTGGTGTGCAAGCTGAGTGCTATTTCCGAACAGGCGAGATTGGCCTGGCCTAACTGGCACCACGGCATGGCCGTGTTGCTGGCAGATGGCAAGCTCGATGGATTTGCGCCCGTGCCGGTGGTGCTGACCTCGCTGTGGGAGCCGCTGGCCAAACTTGACGAGGACGCCGGCGCCGCCGATGCGGTGCAGCTCTTCCTGCAAGAACGGAGCCTGTGTCAGGCCCACGATCACTTTTACTGGCAGAGCTCCTGA
- a CDS encoding YscW family type III secretion system pilotin, which produces MIRALRCSVPLALVGCVSVSPAPIAKIEVRGEVRMPSPVTRPAYVSVRLYAPVEGQPRMIAQASYRVTALPVHFTFRLMPAQIAGDGVLLRSELAWSEDGPVQARSWQPAVTGSEMNVHLGQLPCYPKCTVRRASTDR; this is translated from the coding sequence ATGATCAGGGCGCTGCGATGCAGTGTTCCTTTGGCTCTGGTTGGTTGTGTCAGTGTGTCGCCGGCGCCGATCGCGAAGATTGAAGTCAGAGGTGAGGTGCGCATGCCGTCCCCTGTCACGCGCCCGGCCTATGTCAGTGTGCGTCTTTACGCACCGGTCGAAGGGCAGCCGCGAATGATTGCTCAGGCCAGCTACCGGGTGACGGCGTTGCCTGTGCATTTCACCTTTCGCCTGATGCCAGCGCAAATAGCGGGTGACGGGGTGTTGCTGCGTAGCGAACTGGCCTGGTCCGAAGACGGGCCTGTGCAGGCTCGAAGTTGGCAGCCTGCGGTAACCGGCAGCGAGATGAACGTACATCTTGGACAGCTACCGTGTTATCCAAAGTGCACTGTTCGACGCGCATCGACAGATCGTTGA
- the sctC gene encoding type III secretion system outer membrane ring subunit SctC: MASLRVSRYLSLVVVWLLTGTAHGQDLDWPVIPYNYVAQGENLRDVLANFGANYDGSVIVSDKVNDQVSGRFDLKDPQSFLQLMASLYNLIWYYDGAVLYVFKSTEMQSRLVKLEQVSEAELRQALEAGGVWEPRFGWRPDMSGRLVYISGPSRYLDLVEQTAMALEQQHALRSEKTGDLVVEIFPLKYAVAEDRRIKYREDDIEAPGVATILARVLGDANVVAVEGQDSPRSPVQSGRAVVQAEPSLNAILVRDTKERMPMYRRLITALDRPSARIEVGLSIVDINAENLAELGVDWRVGISVGPRQLVDIRTTTEDLGGPEAGASLVDSRGLDFLLARITLLQNQGRAQIGSRPTVLTQENTLAVIDHSETYYVRLIGERVAELRPITYGTMLKLTPRVIQLGDKPEISLSLHIEDGNQKPNSSGPGGLPTIARTVVDTVARVGHGQSLLIGGIYRDELSESIRKVPLLGDIPYLGALFRFKSSFTRRSVRLFLIEPRLIDNGLGHFVALGSKRGYMDQLLQVDELSNQSLSLQKLLGTTQCQALGQARELQQILAQTGKDSSLTACAMGNDTQGWRIAEGACVEGVDQCVRAPEKP; encoded by the coding sequence ATGGCGTCCCTGAGAGTCTCGCGGTATTTGAGTCTGGTCGTGGTGTGGCTGTTGACCGGCACCGCGCACGGCCAGGATCTGGACTGGCCCGTCATTCCCTACAACTACGTAGCCCAAGGTGAAAACCTGCGCGATGTATTGGCCAATTTCGGCGCCAACTACGACGGCTCGGTGATTGTCAGTGACAAGGTCAATGACCAGGTCAGCGGGCGCTTCGACCTCAAGGATCCGCAGTCCTTTCTGCAACTGATGGCCTCGCTTTACAACCTCATCTGGTATTACGACGGGGCTGTTCTGTATGTTTTCAAATCCACTGAAATGCAGTCGCGACTGGTCAAGCTGGAGCAAGTCAGCGAAGCCGAATTGAGGCAGGCGCTGGAAGCGGGGGGGGTCTGGGAACCGCGCTTTGGCTGGCGACCGGACATGAGCGGACGACTGGTGTATATCTCCGGCCCTTCGCGTTACCTCGACCTGGTGGAGCAAACCGCCATGGCGCTGGAGCAGCAGCACGCGTTGCGCAGTGAAAAGACCGGCGACCTGGTGGTGGAAATCTTTCCGCTCAAGTACGCGGTCGCCGAAGATCGTCGAATCAAGTACCGCGAGGACGACATTGAAGCCCCTGGCGTGGCGACCATCCTCGCCCGGGTGCTGGGTGACGCCAACGTGGTGGCGGTCGAGGGGCAGGACAGTCCACGGTCGCCGGTGCAGTCCGGGCGTGCAGTGGTCCAGGCCGAGCCCTCGCTCAATGCCATCCTCGTGCGCGATACCAAGGAACGCATGCCGATGTACCGGCGCCTGATCACGGCACTGGATCGGCCGTCGGCGCGTATCGAAGTGGGGTTGTCGATTGTCGACATCAACGCAGAAAACCTCGCCGAGCTGGGTGTGGACTGGCGCGTCGGGATCAGCGTCGGACCTCGCCAGTTGGTCGACATCCGCACCACCACAGAGGACCTCGGCGGGCCCGAGGCCGGTGCCAGTCTGGTAGACAGTCGAGGTCTGGATTTCCTGCTGGCGCGAATTACCTTGTTGCAGAACCAGGGCCGCGCGCAGATCGGCTCGCGGCCGACCGTGCTGACCCAGGAAAACACCCTCGCGGTGATCGATCACAGCGAAACCTACTATGTCAGGCTTATCGGTGAGCGAGTGGCGGAGCTGCGGCCCATCACTTACGGAACCATGCTCAAGCTGACACCGCGGGTGATCCAGTTGGGCGACAAACCGGAAATCAGCCTCAGTCTGCACATCGAGGACGGCAACCAGAAGCCTAACAGTTCCGGACCAGGAGGCCTGCCGACCATCGCCCGTACCGTGGTCGATACCGTGGCCCGCGTCGGGCATGGCCAGAGCCTGTTGATTGGCGGTATCTACCGCGACGAACTCAGCGAATCGATACGCAAAGTGCCGTTGCTGGGTGATATCCCGTACCTGGGCGCACTGTTCCGTTTCAAGTCCAGTTTCACCCGTCGTTCGGTGCGCCTGTTTCTGATCGAGCCGCGACTGATCGACAACGGTCTCGGCCATTTCGTGGCCTTGGGCAGCAAGCGCGGCTATATGGATCAATTGCTCCAGGTCGATGAGTTGTCGAACCAGAGTCTTTCGTTGCAGAAATTGCTCGGTACCACGCAGTGCCAGGCACTGGGTCAGGCTCGCGAGCTGCAGCAGATCCTGGCGCAGACCGGCAAAGACTCTTCGCTGACCGCCTGCGCTATGGGCAACGACACTCAGGGTTGGCGCATCGCCGAAGGGGCTTGCGTCGAAGGCGTTGATCAGTGCGTCCGCGCGCCTGAGAAGCCTTGA
- the sctI gene encoding type III secretion system inner rod subunit SctI, with protein MDISPISQTAVTSLDELKTPQASAGQIADFEQAMAKGTESLGGGLLNEIGQIKERISQVKHDLEVQMSTPGDDPSSLMQMQWTLMRISMQEELIAKTVGRMSQNIETLMKTQ; from the coding sequence ATGGATATTAGTCCGATAAGTCAGACCGCGGTCACCAGTCTCGATGAACTCAAAACCCCCCAGGCCAGTGCCGGGCAAATCGCCGATTTCGAGCAGGCGATGGCCAAGGGCACCGAGAGTCTTGGGGGGGGGCTGCTCAATGAAATCGGACAGATCAAAGAACGTATCTCCCAGGTCAAGCACGATCTTGAGGTCCAGATGTCGACCCCCGGTGATGACCCGAGCAGCCTGATGCAGATGCAGTGGACGTTGATGCGCATCAGCATGCAGGAAGAGCTGATCGCCAAGACGGTCGGACGCATGAGTCAGAATATCGAAACGCTGATGAAAACCCAATAA
- a CDS encoding type III secretion system chaperone, which yields MDLSIRVNQLLAEFASRSGLPALSLDEEGVASLLFDDHLGVTLVLLPGRDRLVLEADVAGIETFGEGIFRQLASFNRRWYRFDLHFGFDEEAGLVQLYAQIPATELTLLRFETTLANLLDHAEFWQQLLPGHDSAAQAQSRPAGMRV from the coding sequence ATGGATTTGAGTATCAGGGTCAATCAGCTACTTGCCGAATTTGCCAGTCGCAGTGGCCTTCCTGCTTTGTCGCTGGATGAAGAGGGGGTTGCCAGCCTTCTGTTTGACGATCACTTGGGCGTGACACTGGTATTGCTGCCCGGACGTGATCGGCTGGTCTTGGAAGCCGATGTGGCGGGGATTGAAACCTTTGGCGAGGGGATTTTTCGTCAACTGGCTAGTTTCAACCGTCGCTGGTATCGCTTCGACCTGCATTTTGGTTTTGACGAGGAAGCCGGACTGGTGCAGCTGTACGCCCAGATTCCGGCCACCGAGTTGACCTTGTTACGCTTCGAAACCACCTTGGCCAACCTGCTGGATCACGCCGAATTCTGGCAGCAATTGCTGCCTGGACACGACAGTGCCGCTCAGGCGCAATCCAGACCCGCCGGTATGAGGGTTTAA